One Paraburkholderia kururiensis DNA window includes the following coding sequences:
- a CDS encoding sensor histidine kinase yields MYSILPAFVSALFLGFGLYVLLTEGVTRLSVPFALMCLTTFAWQGTWAFLFQTSNPEVAGVLVKCGYFFILFLPTTYYHFVTEVAARRGEQPVLIASYGVSFVLAILLLATDEVISGYGTFFFGDYPRAGRLHPVHVVQTVLLAMRSAWLLISARSQSRARARRRLLDLSLVSLVFYSIAAVDYAVNYGWPFYPPGVLFIAASLGILAVTIVRHGLMRPYLIAATVAHEVATPLAAIGMHAEELGTALPELLRGYQLAVQHQLLVNGLYPGQSERLPTLASAIQRQVDSTSTVVEMSLASFTLDRLDRRSFVPHAIRECVEAALDRFPFSAPDRERVVVTPIDPSLRFSGSDSLIIFVIFNLLKNALHAIQQAGRGTIEISAMREGGYCVLRFSDTGPGIAPEVLPHIFDPFFSTKGHGNGAGMGLAFCRRVCEVFGGEIECESVPGERTTFTLRLPEPGSPADRALHDPPGRSRRWGTGQGYAG; encoded by the coding sequence ATGTACTCCATCCTGCCTGCGTTCGTATCCGCTCTGTTTCTGGGGTTCGGGCTTTATGTGCTGCTCACCGAAGGCGTGACGCGCCTCTCGGTGCCGTTCGCCTTGATGTGCCTCACCACGTTCGCCTGGCAGGGCACGTGGGCGTTCCTGTTCCAGACGTCCAACCCCGAAGTGGCCGGCGTGCTGGTCAAATGCGGGTACTTCTTCATCCTGTTCCTGCCCACCACGTACTACCACTTCGTGACGGAAGTGGCGGCGCGGCGCGGGGAGCAGCCGGTGCTCATCGCGTCGTATGGCGTCTCGTTCGTGCTCGCCATCCTGCTGCTCGCCACCGACGAAGTGATCTCGGGCTACGGCACCTTCTTCTTCGGCGACTACCCGCGCGCGGGGCGCCTGCATCCGGTGCACGTCGTGCAGACGGTGCTGCTCGCGATGCGCAGCGCATGGCTGCTGATCTCGGCGCGCAGCCAGTCGCGCGCCCGCGCACGGCGCCGGCTGCTCGATCTGAGCCTCGTGAGTCTGGTTTTCTATTCGATTGCCGCCGTGGACTACGCCGTCAACTACGGCTGGCCGTTCTATCCGCCGGGCGTGCTGTTCATCGCGGCGAGCCTCGGCATTCTGGCCGTCACCATCGTGCGACATGGGCTGATGCGGCCGTATCTGATTGCGGCCACCGTTGCCCACGAGGTGGCCACGCCGCTCGCGGCCATCGGCATGCACGCCGAGGAACTGGGCACCGCGTTGCCCGAACTGCTGCGCGGCTACCAGCTTGCCGTGCAGCACCAGTTGCTCGTGAACGGACTGTACCCGGGGCAGTCTGAGCGGCTGCCCACGCTGGCCTCGGCGATTCAACGCCAGGTGGACAGCACGAGCACGGTGGTGGAGATGTCGCTTGCATCGTTCACGCTCGACCGGCTGGACCGCCGCAGCTTCGTGCCGCATGCCATTCGCGAGTGCGTCGAGGCGGCGCTCGACCGCTTTCCGTTTTCGGCCCCGGACCGCGAGCGCGTCGTGGTGACGCCTATCGATCCGTCGCTGCGCTTTTCCGGCTCGGATTCGCTGATCATTTTCGTGATCTTCAATCTGCTCAAGAACGCCTTGCACGCCATTCAGCAGGCGGGCAGGGGGACGATCGAGATCAGCGCCATGCGCGAGGGCGGCTATTGCGTGCTGCGCTTCAGCGACACGGGGCCGGGCATCGCGCCTGAAGTGCTGCCGCATATCTTCGACCCGTTCTTCTCCACCAAGGGCCACGGCAACGGAGCCGGCATGGGGCTCGCGTTTTGCCGGCGCGTCTGCGAGGTGTTCGGCGGCGAGATCGAATGCGAATCGGTGCCCGGCGAGCGCACCACCTTCACGCTGCGCCTGCCGGAGCCGGGCTCCCCGGCGGACCGCGCGCTGCACGATCCGCCGGGGCGGTCCCGGCGCTGGGGCACGGGGCAGGGGTATGCCGGCTAG
- a CDS encoding acyl-CoA thioesterase produces the protein MLVRDTIPPALTRGIATLSPEMMEAGPCKTFHHVIDIYLKDSNAFQNTYFARYFEWQGVCRERWFHECVHNNLLAAGGAFVTKRAHQEYVEETFPFQRVDCYLNTFQVRQCSAYLLFRFCVDGRPVSLGYQQILFSDTNKRIRRFPAGIIERVKEYELILPPLAN, from the coding sequence ATGCTGGTTCGAGACACGATTCCCCCGGCCCTCACGCGCGGTATCGCGACGCTTTCGCCGGAAATGATGGAAGCCGGTCCCTGCAAGACCTTCCATCACGTCATCGACATTTACCTCAAGGACTCGAATGCCTTCCAGAACACCTACTTCGCACGCTATTTCGAGTGGCAAGGTGTGTGCCGCGAGCGCTGGTTCCACGAGTGCGTGCACAACAACCTGCTCGCCGCGGGCGGCGCCTTCGTCACCAAGCGCGCGCACCAGGAATACGTCGAGGAGACGTTCCCGTTTCAGCGGGTGGACTGCTACCTCAACACGTTCCAGGTACGGCAGTGCTCGGCGTATCTGCTGTTTCGCTTCTGCGTGGACGGGCGTCCCGTCTCGCTCGGCTATCAGCAGATTCTGTTCTCGGACACGAACAAGCGGATCCGGCGGTTTCCCGCCGGGATCATCGAACGCGTCAAGGAATATGAGCTGATCCTGCCGCCGCTCGCGAACTGA